The genomic segment GAGCCGCCGCCGCGAGGTGCCTGTGGCGACAAGGCAGGCCTTGATCGATTATCTTTTGGAGAAGAAGGAGATTTGAGGGATCGTCAGCAGTCGAGTGATTCCTCGAAGGGGTCGTGGTTCATGATCTCGATGAGATCCCTGACGAGGTCGCCGGTCGGCATCGTCGCGAGCAGGAAGTTCCGGAACCCTCTGGCAAGGGATACCGCTTTCGTAATTAGTGTGTTCTCGGGGAGAGATATGAGAGACTGCGTAGCGTCATGGTCACCTTGTCTCTCCGTCTATAAGGGACAACAAAGGAGAGGCCCAGCATGAACATCGCCGCCTAGAGTCTGATCTGCTCTCGTCATCACGCCCCGTCCGCGCCTGGTGGCCGTGGCTTTCTATTTCTTCACCAAAAGAACATAGTATCGACGTGAAGAGAAAGCCCCGCCAACGCCAGGGACGATGCATCTTTTGCAACGAGCTCGGACTGAATCACGAGCACGTTTGGGCAAATTGGATGAAGAAGGCTCTCCCTCCCACGCAATCTCACGGCAACGGGATTGTATCATGGACCCATGATTTCAAAGCAAAGCACATCGTGGTCACGGATCGGGGCCGGAACATTGTAAGGAAGGGCAACATGCTTCAGCAGCGTCTCCACATCGTGTGCCGCACATGCAATGGAGGCTGGATGAACAGGATCGTGGAAAAGACCAAGCCGCTTATCGAGTCATTAATGAGGAGTGAGCCCATCACTCTCGACCGCGAATCTCAGCACTGGCTTGCTTTGAAATTCACGAATTCCACCATAATGGCGGAGCAATTGGACCCGTTCACTGCCGCAGTTCCTCCAAAAGATCGCGAGGCAGTCTTTAGATCAAAAGCGCCTCTGCCGAATTGGGCGATCTACATCGGCAGAAATTCCAGTCCCCATTTCCGGCCCCTTCGGCACATTCACACGGGAGGATGTCTGATCCCATCCGCTACACTCGACCATAATCAAGGGATCAATCAAGCCGGGGCTCACACGTTCTATCAGCAAACAACCTTCACGCATGAGGACCTTGTGGTTTTTGCTTTCAGCTCCTCAGAAGCTGAGTTGATCAGCGAGATCAAGGAAAGATTCGTGGGTCCGCACTTCATCAGAATTCATCCTATCGAACAGGAGAATATACATTGGCCTTGCACCGAAGTGTTGCCCGAGGAAGGCATCATGGAGATCGCTTATTGGCTCAGGACTACTATGGACATCACGCATAAAGAAGCTTCCGAGAAAGCGAATTGAGGCCGAGCGAATGCAAAGTTTTTTAGGATTCACTTTGGCACGTGGGAATCGAAGCCATGGCTCATTGGTGCTCGCGGGCTTTGGCGGCTTTGCGATCCAGCACGAAGGAAGCTCTTTGATGTTCGTTTTGTTTCCGATGCCAACCCAAGGGAGCCGCTCCTGCGTCGCGTCACCCTTGGGCTATAGGAGGGAACGACGTTGCCGTTCACGGGGGAGTCGAGGCGCTTGCCGTTTGCCCGCAAGTCTAAGGCCCTGATTCTTCAGGCAGGGTCCGGGGGTGTCCGGGGGCTCACTTCGAAGCGAGACACGGAGCGAGACACGGAGCGAAGCGGGGGAGGGAGGTTCGGGTACGCATTGGGCTCTGAGACCAAATCAAAGAGATAAGGTGACTCTTTGAAGGGAGCGGCAGCAACGACTGATTTCTACGGATTCAGGGATGGGGAAGTGCTTGTTCCGCAAGGACTCCAGGAGGCCTTTGAATCCGTAAATCCGTGGTCCCTGCCGCCCTCTTTGAAGAGGTCTCCTTTATCGGGAGATTTGGTATGAGACCAAACGCGAGGAAAGAATGTCGATGCCCTTCGGTAGGGATACCGGAATCACTTGGCGGCCCCCTTGTGCCCCTTCAGGGCACCAATCACTTTTGGCGGTATACCCAGGGTTGCGTCGCGTTGCTCCTTACCCTGGGCTTTCTCATTGCCGCCCCTTTGGGGCTCTAGAGGCCTGAGGTGAGCGGGGCAGCGAGATCGGTTCGAGCGGACTAAAGTCCGCGCTCCCGGAGGCTACTTCGGGACGTGGGGCTCGAAGGTCATGGCGCGTTCGTGCTCGCGGGCTTTGGCGGCTTTGCGGGCTTCCTTGAAGAAGAATTCCTGGGCGCGGAATTTCTTTTCGCCTTGGGCGGGCCTGAGGCGTTCGGAGGAGCCGTCGGGGAGGATCTTGGAGGCTTGGGCATTGTCCTGGAAGAAGGCTTCGAGGATGCGGAGGAGGCGGCGGCGGGCGCGGCTGTCCTCGACGGGAATCATGAGCTCGACGCGGCGGTCGAGGTTGCGGCCCATCCAGTCGGCGGAGGCGATGAAGATGCCGGGGTCGCCGCCCTGGTGGAAGTAGAAGATGCGGGCGTGCTCGAGGAAGCGGTCGATGATGGAGACGACGCGGATGTGCTTCGAGTGCTTGGCATCGCCGGTCTTGAGGCAGCAGATGCCGCGGACGTTGAGGTTGATCTCCACGCCGGCCTTGGAGGCCTGATAGAGGGCGGCGATGATGTCCGGGTCCTGGAGCGAGTTGACCTTCGCGAGGATGCGGGCGGGCTCGCCCTGGCGGGCGCGCTCGGCCTCGGAGGCGATGAGGTCGAGCAGGCGCGGCTTCATCGCGGTGGGCGCGGGGACGAGGCGCTGGAAGCGGAGGAGCTTCGAGCGACCGGTGACGGCATTGAAGAAGAGCGAGGCATCGGCTCCGTACTCGGGGCGGCAGCTCAGCAGCGAGATATCGGTGTAGAGCTTGGCGGTGCTCTCGTTGTAATTGCCGGTGCCGAGGTGGACGTAGCGGCGCAGGCGGCCATCCTCGCGGCGGACAACGAGGCAGATCTTGGCGTGGGTCTTGAGCCCCTTCACGCCGTAGACGATCTGGGCACCGGCGCGCTGGAGTTCTTCCGCGCGGAGCAGATTGCGCGCTTCATCGAAGCGGGCCTTGAGCTCGACGAGCACGGTGACGGTCTTGCCATTCTCCGCGGCGCGGATGAGGGCATCGATGATGCGGGACTGGCGGGCGGTGCGGTAGAGGACCTGCTTGATGGACACGACCTGCGGGTCATCCGCGGCTTCTTCCACGAGGCGCATGACCGGCTCGAAGCTTTCGTACGGGTGATGTAGTAGCAGATCGCGGCGGCCGATGGCCTCGAAGATCGATTCGCCCGGAGCGAGGTCCGGGGAGGGCTGTGAGGGCCAGTCCTCATCCCGCAACGCCTCCATGCCGGGCAGGAAGGCGAGGTCCATGAACTGGGAGAGAGCGAGCGGGCCATTGATCCGCATGATCTCATTGCTGGAAGCGCGGCAAACTTCCTGGATCACCTTCGCGAGATCGCGGGGCAGACTGACGGGGAGTTCCAAGCGGACGGTGTCCGAGAGCTTGCGGGCGGCGAGGACTTCTTCCATCTCGCCGGCAAGGTCCGAGGCGTCTTCTTCCTGCACGGCGATATCGCCATTCCGGGTGACGCGGAAGCAGGCGGTGGCCTCGACTTCCTCACCGGGGAAGAGTTCGTGGGCATGCAGGGCGACGATGTCCTCCACGAGGAGGAAAGCCGAGCTATCGCCGACATCGCTCACCGGGAAGCGGCGCGGGATGCCCTCGGGGATCGGCACCATGGCGTGGCGGACGGTGGAGGTCTCGGGATCGGAGACGCGGCAGGCCACGATCAGTTGCAGGGCCGGAACTGCGGGCGGGTCCTCGCCCGGGACCACGCCGAGCGGGGTGAGCAGCGGCGAGATGGCATCGTGGAAGGCGGCGGCCACTTGGTCCGACTGGGTGGCGGTCAGGCCCTTCGTATTCAGGAAGCGGATGCCGGCGGAGTTGAGGGCGGGGACAAGGGTGTCCCGGAAGAGTTCATACTGGCTCTCCACCATCTGCTGCACGCGCTTGCGGATGGCGGTGAGCTGCTGGTTCGGCGTCATGCCGGAGGGATCTGCTGCCTTGCGGCCGCTGCGGGAAAGCAGCATGAGGCTGCCGACCCGGACTTGGAAGAACTCGTCGAGATTCGATGCCGTGATGGCGAGGAACTTCACCCGCTCCAGGAGGGGGAGATCCGCGCGCAGGGCTTCATTCAGCACGCGCTGGTTGAACTCCAGCCAGGACAGCTCGCGGTTGATGAAGGGAAGAGGCATGGAAGAAGATGGAGTAGCAGGTAGCGAGTAGCGAGTAGCGAGGGGCTTGAGGAGACGGACTTAGCCGGCGTCGTCGATGACGACCTCGAGGCCGAAGACTTGCTCGAAGAGGTCGCCCTTCGAGGCCATGGCGAGGCGTTCGACGGCGGCATCCGTCACGCCGGGGAGGACGAGGCGCAAGCGGCGATCGTCACGGCGGATGACGATTTCGTGGACGCGCTGGTCGTGGGTGCGCTCGAGGGCATCCGCCACGCGGAGCAGGGCGGAGAGCTTCGAGACGCGGATGCGGTCCACGGTATCGAGATCGCGGTAGTTCGGGTGATCGATGCGCGGGCCGGAGTGGCGGTGGTAGCGCGAGATCATGGCGACCATGGTGATGTCCTGGCGATCAAGCCCGAAGATCTCGCTATTCAGGATGATGTACTCCGAGTGCTTGTGGTGGGCGCGCGGGCTGACGAAGGTGCCGACCTCATGCAGGATGGCGGCGACCTGCAGCAGCATGGCATCGTGCTTGGTCATGCCGTGGAGCTGCTGCAGCTCGGAAAAGAGGTGCTGGCAGATCTTCGCGACGTGCTCACCGTGGCGCGGATCCGATTGGTAGCGGAGCGCGAGGATGCGGGCGGAGCGGAGCACCTCCTGATCGAGGGTGCCGACGAGGCTGCCGGATACGAGCAGGTCCTGCAGGATGCCCTGCTCGTAATCGCTGGAGGGGATGTGGACTTCCTTCAGGCCGAA from the Luteolibacter rhizosphaerae genome contains:
- the ppk1 gene encoding polyphosphate kinase 1, whose amino-acid sequence is MPLPFINRELSWLEFNQRVLNEALRADLPLLERVKFLAITASNLDEFFQVRVGSLMLLSRSGRKAADPSGMTPNQQLTAIRKRVQQMVESQYELFRDTLVPALNSAGIRFLNTKGLTATQSDQVAAAFHDAISPLLTPLGVVPGEDPPAVPALQLIVACRVSDPETSTVRHAMVPIPEGIPRRFPVSDVGDSSAFLLVEDIVALHAHELFPGEEVEATACFRVTRNGDIAVQEEDASDLAGEMEEVLAARKLSDTVRLELPVSLPRDLAKVIQEVCRASSNEIMRINGPLALSQFMDLAFLPGMEALRDEDWPSQPSPDLAPGESIFEAIGRRDLLLHHPYESFEPVMRLVEEAADDPQVVSIKQVLYRTARQSRIIDALIRAAENGKTVTVLVELKARFDEARNLLRAEELQRAGAQIVYGVKGLKTHAKICLVVRREDGRLRRYVHLGTGNYNESTAKLYTDISLLSCRPEYGADASLFFNAVTGRSKLLRFQRLVPAPTAMKPRLLDLIASEAERARQGEPARILAKVNSLQDPDIIAALYQASKAGVEINLNVRGICCLKTGDAKHSKHIRVVSIIDRFLEHARIFYFHQGGDPGIFIASADWMGRNLDRRVELMIPVEDSRARRRLLRILEAFFQDNAQASKILPDGSSERLRPAQGEKKFRAQEFFFKEARKAAKAREHERAMTFEPHVPK